Proteins from one Candidatus Neomarinimicrobiota bacterium genomic window:
- a CDS encoding sigma 54-interacting transcriptional regulator, with protein MNNKYHSEPKKIIEPLSTAFTSEVMDRILNQIMIIARTDQNVLIVGEVGSGKEWTARTLHNASLRANEPFCVYHGITPNQLEVREELFGQMVFTMKGAKVEVGLISKANRGTLFIDELNAVPHEPRIELANIMEGKPSGNGLQVSSSLDVRLIGAVENRMYRNLSANPEWQEFITKLQPTVFYQPALRDHREDIPKLIDRFLYLHSTEKSLSPKALYRCISYPWPGNIRQLKNAIEHADLVSRDPVIRTKHLPESIRKYNPEGQVKKQLENDRSFQRTEKILFQLVIQKAGSVKEAAQQIDLPLEEFRSKIHQYNVGEEIFQSEHPNPQTSYFHHTWER; from the coding sequence ATGAACAATAAATACCATAGCGAGCCAAAAAAGATTATAGAACCTTTGAGCACAGCGTTTACCAGTGAAGTCATGGACAGAATATTGAACCAGATTATGATAATTGCTCGCACGGATCAAAATGTATTGATTGTCGGCGAAGTGGGCTCCGGGAAAGAGTGGACGGCCCGCACCCTGCACAATGCCAGTCTCCGGGCGAACGAGCCCTTCTGCGTGTATCACGGTATTACCCCGAATCAACTTGAAGTCCGTGAGGAATTATTCGGGCAAATGGTTTTCACCATGAAGGGGGCGAAAGTGGAGGTCGGATTAATTTCCAAAGCCAACCGGGGGACACTCTTTATCGATGAGCTGAACGCGGTACCGCATGAACCCAGAATTGAATTAGCAAATATCATGGAGGGAAAACCGTCAGGAAATGGATTACAGGTCTCATCTTCTCTGGATGTCCGGTTAATTGGGGCTGTCGAAAACAGGATGTATCGCAACTTGTCCGCAAATCCTGAATGGCAAGAATTTATCACCAAGTTGCAACCGACGGTTTTTTATCAACCGGCGCTCAGGGATCACCGGGAAGATATTCCAAAATTAATCGACCGGTTTCTTTATTTGCATAGTACTGAGAAATCTCTTTCACCCAAAGCCCTCTATAGATGCATTAGTTATCCGTGGCCCGGCAACATTCGCCAGTTGAAAAATGCAATAGAGCATGCTGACCTGGTTTCCCGGGATCCGGTAATCCGGACAAAGCATTTACCCGAATCTATCCGGAAATACAATCCTGAGGGGCAAGTCAAAAAGCAGTTGGAAAATGATCGGAGTTTTCAACGAACGGAGAAAATATTGTTTCAATTGGTCATCCAAAAGGCGGGTTCGGTGAAAGAAGCAGCGCAACAGATTGACTTGCCACTGGAAGAATTTCGTTCAAAAATACATCAATACAACGTCGGCGAAGAAATCTTTCAGTCGGAACATCCTAACCCGCAAACGTCGTACTTTCACCATACCTGGGAGAGATAA
- a CDS encoding response regulator, protein MRKSVDVGVINMGSSAIKGILVIEQDPLRLSYYEKTLQEKGFNVFATMSILSGLHIFQNNRDKIDVVVTETNSPNEDGLTLESILHKDSPDLPLITLTNPRQGKSGFPTSERIIATSYKVNDLLETIESLADR, encoded by the coding sequence GTGAGAAAATCTGTGGATGTGGGAGTTATCAATATGGGCAGCAGTGCGATTAAAGGCATTCTCGTGATAGAACAGGATCCACTTCGTCTTTCTTATTATGAAAAAACCTTGCAGGAAAAGGGATTCAACGTCTTTGCAACGATGAGTATCCTCTCAGGGCTCCACATATTCCAAAATAATAGGGATAAGATCGATGTGGTTGTGACTGAGACAAATTCGCCAAACGAGGATGGCCTCACCCTGGAGAGTATCCTTCATAAAGATTCCCCGGACCTGCCATTGATAACGCTTACCAATCCAAGGCAAGGCAAATCCGGTTTTCCCACCTCCGAACGCATTATCGCGACATCCTATAAGGTCAATGACTTGCTTGAGACCATAGAAAGTCTTGCCGATCGTTAA
- a CDS encoding response regulator, protein MAIYNQTPSPPGILIADKDEQLFSIYTKFFNRRGNTVYLAVGGESAIQRYHDHSTEIALVIIEIQMPGMDGLTLRHAIKTLDPQLPVIAVSIVDEYNTAFSDNSRLNEEFNEIIRKPFHPDILHKIVDQYL, encoded by the coding sequence ATGGCAATATATAACCAAACGCCCTCTCCGCCTGGAATTCTCATCGCCGATAAAGATGAGCAACTCTTCTCCATCTACACAAAATTTTTCAACCGGCGCGGCAATACCGTATATCTTGCTGTTGGCGGTGAGTCCGCCATACAAAGGTATCATGATCATTCCACTGAAATCGCCCTGGTAATCATCGAAATCCAAATGCCGGGTATGGATGGGCTTACTTTGCGCCATGCTATAAAGACACTCGATCCCCAATTACCAGTTATTGCAGTTTCGATCGTCGACGAATATAATACAGCCTTTTCCGATAATTCGCGGCTCAATGAAGAGTTCAATGAAATTATCCGGAAGCCATTCCATCCAGATATACTGCATAAAATTGTCGATCAATATTTGTAA
- a CDS encoding fibronectin type III domain-containing protein gives MIFPLRKIMFAIIMMGIAATLQAQPPTLSSPPDSAEDISTTITLDWQEVTGAQGYHLQVATDSGFSSLVVEQSSLSSTEYTVENLDNSTIYYWRVRTNFLLTTSSWSDAWSFTTIIAPPAQPALSSPANGVGDQPQDLTFQWEAATRAESYQVQVSTSSDFSALVFNQSGVATTDYSVSGLQKNTTYYWRVRASNAGGTGEWSANWSFSTVELQSPPETPALIAPEAGDTLDASTVEFRWTSSTGDAVGYHIQVAENTAFSSVSYERTALTDTVESVSTLETGTSYYWRVRSTRDTAVSDWSEIRNFATNVMPPSTPRLVTPASGSTEISVTPTLTWQTAERAQSYTIQVSTSDQFTSTLVNSAGNPDTTFTPDSLEYATTFYWRVRASNSGGDSDWSTVNSFTTESRPSAPVQATLNSPADSAVEIPVAPEFSWYQLEEADSYHIQISKSASFETQTISQSGLTDTTYAASGLDSSTTYFWRVRGINDQGSAQWSAARRFTTVQYQLSAPVLLTPENGSTHPYGTVTFQWESVPEAARYHLTVDTSDDYTQPVISTGDLEEESFSTSALDGGTTYFWRINASRSGDTSAWSNTWSVTLDNPPLISPSLLAPADMASVQYDSVALEWEEISEADSYQLQVANDSLFSDIIIDTAGIAKRTLIVTGLAPNRTYWWHVRASRENGQGEGETGEWSESRQYKTMDTTTSSNHVSPPDGSVDQPTTLSLNWEEDTNANSYQVQVAADSTFSSTHTDKNGLSSSNYEVAGLEYSTTYYWRERSNYLLSTSSWSETWEFTTVEAPPAEPVLESPVSGSEGVSTTPTLEWAASARAESYEVQMDSSESFTNPQFQQADITETSITANTLESGTKYHWRVRGVNKAGPGNFSETWTFTTTAGDQPPAQPTLVFPEDGADSLSTTVNFQWNSIPNAENYHIQVGADSEFSQLEGEVDSVTNESIEIAGLPKETVLHWRVRAANANGFGQWSASRQFTTTNQEGVPAPPEIVSPADDSTNLPLETTLDWAPAEYADHYDLQVSTDSTFSTTIVSLSDVTSTQYPIQNLEYDTDYFWRVNASNQAGTSPWTVPHLFTTVMEAPTTPVLVAPEDRTERTSTTPELVWEQAERAENYRIQIGRDQAFNTTVLDSTNIDSTTFVPATLDSNTTYYWRVLARNPGGESNWSTHRQFTTISPGQLPRDAYVKLLQPDSTVILKAGETYTIEWESNYQEAVNILYSSDSATTWHTIQSNYSASSQFSWEVPDMHPETVRIKIAYATHPNVQEISAPISFYPKTIPVQITMNFPDNPSAEDYRLVGLPGNETIPVEDLLEGEPGIDWIVYRDTGDSTSYLQKYDGSDVFQFRAGLGFWILAKGGISLDRSISSVPLSESDTYTIPVRQGWNIISNPYSQSVDWEAVKQINQTEQPIWAYGNGYSESQVLQPYTGYYWYNQAGLDSLVVPYLRQENGFDKDARDVQRDPSRSIRIIASTDSGSNASVLAGMDVQVTQKEQSMVTYAPPPGLAPVHLSLIHPDSTLRYRKLTREIRPDNGSGQEFHLRLQTSSNEKIALRAQGNYDQETEIQLRLVNKQTGEWYDLKRTKQFQVVTTTGSKSYALLIGSKAFVEDRQASYLPKKITLSQNFPNPFNGQTTIAYVIPQSLEKSQVTIQIFNIMGQKVKTLVNTQKAPGRYQVVWNGANQNGNRVASGVYLYRLRINDQQITRKLHFIK, from the coding sequence ATGATTTTCCCACTTCGAAAAATCATGTTCGCAATAATAATGATGGGTATTGCGGCAACACTGCAGGCTCAGCCTCCCACTCTCAGTTCGCCGCCGGATAGCGCTGAAGATATCTCCACGACGATAACATTGGACTGGCAGGAAGTGACTGGTGCACAAGGCTATCACCTGCAGGTGGCAACCGATTCTGGCTTTTCATCCTTAGTCGTGGAACAGAGCAGCCTGAGTTCGACGGAATACACCGTTGAAAACCTGGATAATAGCACGATCTATTACTGGCGGGTTCGCACCAATTTCCTTTTGACAACAAGCAGCTGGTCCGACGCGTGGTCTTTCACCACAATTATTGCGCCTCCTGCCCAGCCGGCCCTTAGCTCACCAGCCAACGGTGTTGGGGATCAACCGCAGGATCTGACTTTCCAGTGGGAAGCCGCCACCCGGGCGGAAAGCTATCAGGTTCAGGTCTCAACAAGTTCGGATTTTTCGGCGCTCGTATTTAATCAAAGTGGAGTAGCAACGACCGATTATTCTGTCTCCGGCTTACAAAAAAACACTACCTATTACTGGCGGGTCAGGGCATCAAACGCAGGCGGTACAGGCGAGTGGTCTGCGAACTGGTCGTTCTCTACCGTAGAACTGCAATCTCCGCCTGAAACACCGGCATTAATCGCGCCTGAAGCCGGGGATACTCTCGACGCTTCAACCGTAGAATTCCGATGGACCAGCAGCACAGGAGATGCGGTGGGATACCACATTCAGGTGGCTGAAAACACGGCATTCTCTTCCGTGAGTTACGAGCGGACGGCTCTGACTGATACGGTAGAATCGGTGTCAACCCTGGAGACCGGCACCTCCTACTATTGGCGGGTTCGCTCCACCAGAGATACGGCTGTCAGCGATTGGTCGGAGATCCGGAACTTTGCTACAAATGTTATGCCTCCAAGTACACCAAGATTGGTGACTCCTGCGTCAGGATCCACGGAAATTTCGGTTACTCCGACCCTCACCTGGCAAACCGCGGAACGCGCGCAGAGCTATACGATACAGGTCAGCACATCCGATCAGTTCACATCCACGCTTGTCAATTCTGCCGGTAATCCGGACACTACATTCACACCGGACTCCCTTGAATATGCCACTACCTTTTATTGGCGGGTCCGGGCATCCAATTCCGGCGGTGATAGTGACTGGTCAACGGTAAATTCCTTCACCACCGAGTCTAGACCATCAGCGCCGGTCCAGGCGACATTGAATTCGCCTGCAGACAGTGCTGTGGAAATACCGGTTGCCCCGGAATTCTCCTGGTACCAACTGGAAGAGGCGGATTCCTACCATATACAAATTAGCAAATCGGCATCTTTTGAGACGCAGACCATCAGTCAATCCGGCCTCACGGACACAACATATGCTGCCTCCGGGCTGGACTCGTCTACTACCTATTTCTGGCGCGTTCGCGGCATCAACGATCAGGGCAGCGCGCAGTGGTCTGCCGCCAGACGATTTACAACGGTTCAGTACCAGCTCTCCGCTCCGGTTCTCTTGACACCTGAGAACGGTTCCACCCATCCGTATGGAACAGTTACATTCCAATGGGAATCCGTACCGGAAGCGGCACGTTACCACCTGACAGTCGACACTTCGGATGACTATACTCAACCGGTAATATCCACCGGGGATCTGGAAGAGGAGAGCTTCTCCACCTCAGCGCTCGACGGAGGGACCACCTATTTTTGGCGAATCAATGCCAGCCGCTCCGGAGATACCAGTGCATGGTCCAACACCTGGTCTGTGACATTGGATAATCCCCCCTTGATTTCGCCTTCCCTGCTGGCACCGGCTGACATGGCCTCGGTTCAGTATGATTCTGTTGCGCTGGAGTGGGAAGAAATTTCCGAGGCGGATTCCTATCAACTCCAGGTCGCGAACGATAGCCTCTTTTCCGACATTATCATAGATACTGCCGGGATAGCGAAGCGGACTCTTATTGTCACTGGACTTGCTCCCAATCGAACATATTGGTGGCATGTGCGCGCGAGCAGAGAAAACGGCCAGGGCGAGGGGGAGACCGGCGAGTGGTCCGAATCCCGGCAATACAAAACGATGGATACCACCACTTCGTCCAACCATGTCTCCCCACCGGATGGTTCAGTAGATCAACCGACTACGCTTTCCCTGAACTGGGAGGAAGATACGAATGCCAATTCTTACCAGGTTCAGGTTGCCGCGGATTCAACATTTAGTTCAACTCACACGGATAAGAATGGGTTGTCATCATCCAATTATGAGGTGGCGGGGCTCGAATACTCAACAACCTATTACTGGCGAGAGCGTTCGAATTATCTCCTCTCCACCAGCAGTTGGTCGGAAACATGGGAATTCACCACAGTTGAGGCACCGCCGGCCGAACCGGTACTGGAATCCCCTGTCTCCGGCAGCGAAGGAGTGTCCACCACACCTACGCTTGAGTGGGCGGCATCCGCCCGGGCCGAATCCTACGAAGTTCAGATGGATTCTTCTGAATCCTTCACTAATCCACAATTTCAACAGGCTGACATAACTGAGACTAGTATCACAGCCAATACGTTGGAATCCGGAACGAAGTACCACTGGCGGGTACGAGGCGTCAACAAAGCGGGACCTGGCAACTTTTCAGAGACGTGGACATTTACCACAACAGCCGGTGACCAGCCACCCGCACAGCCGACACTCGTCTTTCCCGAGGATGGCGCAGATAGTCTGTCCACGACTGTGAATTTCCAGTGGAATTCTATCCCAAATGCCGAGAATTACCACATCCAGGTGGGGGCAGATTCGGAATTTTCACAACTCGAAGGCGAAGTCGATTCCGTAACGAACGAATCCATCGAAATCGCCGGTCTCCCAAAAGAGACCGTTCTCCACTGGCGCGTTCGGGCAGCCAATGCAAACGGTTTCGGCCAGTGGTCTGCATCCCGGCAATTTACAACCACGAACCAAGAAGGAGTCCCTGCACCACCTGAAATAGTTTCGCCTGCTGATGACTCCACAAATCTACCGTTGGAGACTACACTGGACTGGGCACCAGCAGAATATGCTGATCATTACGACCTCCAGGTGAGCACCGATAGCACATTTTCCACGACTATTGTAAGCTTGTCTGACGTCACCTCTACCCAATACCCGATTCAGAATCTGGAATACGATACCGATTATTTCTGGCGTGTCAATGCCTCAAACCAAGCAGGCACCAGTCCCTGGACGGTTCCCCACCTGTTCACGACTGTTATGGAGGCGCCAACGACTCCTGTTCTTGTAGCCCCGGAAGACCGTACGGAGAGAACCTCTACAACTCCGGAATTGGTGTGGGAACAGGCAGAGCGTGCTGAAAACTACCGCATTCAGATTGGTCGGGATCAGGCATTCAATACCACGGTACTCGATTCCACAAATATTGATTCGACAACATTCGTCCCGGCAACCCTGGATAGCAATACCACCTATTACTGGCGGGTCTTGGCAAGAAATCCGGGCGGTGAAAGTAATTGGTCGACACACCGGCAATTCACGACAATTTCGCCTGGACAGCTACCCAGAGATGCCTATGTCAAACTCCTCCAGCCTGATTCCACAGTCATATTGAAGGCCGGAGAGACCTATACCATCGAATGGGAATCTAATTATCAGGAAGCTGTGAATATCCTCTACTCGTCTGACTCTGCAACAACCTGGCACACAATTCAATCGAATTACTCGGCATCTTCACAATTCTCATGGGAGGTGCCCGATATGCACCCAGAGACCGTACGAATTAAAATTGCATATGCCACGCACCCAAATGTACAGGAAATCAGCGCCCCAATCTCCTTTTATCCAAAAACGATTCCCGTGCAGATCACCATGAATTTTCCGGACAATCCGTCCGCGGAAGATTACAGGCTGGTCGGCTTACCCGGCAATGAGACAATTCCGGTTGAAGATCTGTTGGAGGGCGAGCCGGGCATTGACTGGATTGTGTACCGGGATACCGGTGACTCCACCTCCTATTTACAGAAGTATGACGGCTCGGACGTGTTTCAATTCCGGGCTGGTCTGGGATTCTGGATACTTGCCAAAGGTGGCATTTCACTCGACCGGTCAATTTCGTCAGTCCCGCTCAGTGAGAGTGACACCTATACCATTCCGGTCCGGCAAGGTTGGAACATTATCTCCAATCCCTATTCGCAATCAGTTGATTGGGAAGCGGTCAAACAGATAAACCAGACGGAACAACCGATCTGGGCATATGGTAACGGCTACTCCGAAAGCCAGGTGTTACAACCGTATACAGGATATTATTGGTATAACCAAGCCGGACTGGATAGTCTGGTGGTACCCTATCTCCGTCAGGAAAACGGGTTTGACAAGGATGCCAGGGACGTTCAGCGCGATCCGTCCCGTTCCATACGGATCATCGCATCAACCGATTCCGGAAGTAATGCCTCGGTGCTGGCTGGAATGGATGTCCAAGTCACCCAAAAGGAGCAATCAATGGTGACGTATGCCCCACCGCCGGGCTTAGCTCCAGTTCACTTGAGCCTGATACATCCGGATTCAACGCTTCGGTATCGGAAACTGACCAGGGAAATTCGTCCTGATAACGGATCAGGACAGGAATTTCATTTGAGATTACAGACATCCTCCAATGAAAAAATTGCCCTCCGGGCACAAGGAAATTACGATCAGGAGACAGAGATACAGTTACGGTTGGTCAATAAACAGACGGGTGAATGGTATGATCTGAAACGCACAAAGCAATTTCAGGTAGTTACCACAACAGGTAGTAAATCGTATGCACTTTTGATTGGCAGCAAAGCTTTTGTCGAGGACAGACAAGCCTCCTATCTGCCAAAGAAAATTACACTGAGTCAGAACTTTCCGAATCCGTTCAACGGGCAGACTACGATAGCATATGTAATTCCTCAATCATTGGAGAAATCTCAGGTCACGATTCAGATATTCAATATCATGGGGCAAAAGGTGAAAACTCTTGTGAATACTCAAAAAGCACCCGGACGCTATCAAGTGGTGTGGAATGGTGCCAACCAAAATGGCAATCGGGTTGCCAGTGGCGTATATCTTTACCGGTTACGGATAAATGATCAACAAATTACCAGAAAACTGCACTTCATTAAATGA
- the cdaA gene encoding diadenylate cyclase CdaA produces MDGLLTTVDTFIRSVRIADLLDIILVSMFFYALLSLLRRSTTSATMRSTLIITGGVILAYLLAKVLQLYLVQTLIQFLLVVILFVAVIVFQSDIRRIIDRLGTFRFFRGGKDEGDYSPTEDALVQAVDKLAADKTGALIAIQGKDPWDRYIHGGVELSGKLSTPLLLSLFNPNAPAHDGALMMDRDGIQSFASHLPLSTNLSDIGRYGTRHAAGLGLAERCDAFVIIVSEEHGTISVAENGKFDTISDTGELKKRLQEFYQKHAEIQSRIEQPWWRQRSIQTGILAVSLAILLWFLFGFRTGTVYRSFNVPVEFRNVPSNWRIQEPVPTNAQVTIEGSEQGFRLLDPTNLVLSFDVASLQEGTNVLQIQEKHIQLPADLGLYQVSPEEITIRAGPRSPPPQKSQSDSADVSGGENSSKTPQ; encoded by the coding sequence ATGGATGGATTACTCACCACAGTAGACACGTTTATTCGATCGGTCCGCATTGCGGATCTTCTGGATATAATTTTGGTATCGATGTTTTTCTACGCGTTGCTCTCCCTGTTACGGCGCAGTACCACTTCCGCCACGATGCGGAGTACGTTAATTATCACCGGGGGAGTTATCCTTGCTTATTTACTTGCCAAAGTACTGCAATTGTATCTGGTACAGACGTTGATCCAGTTTCTTTTAGTGGTGATCCTGTTTGTGGCTGTTATTGTATTCCAGAGTGATATCCGTCGAATTATTGACCGGCTCGGGACCTTTCGGTTCTTCAGAGGCGGAAAGGATGAGGGGGACTATTCGCCAACGGAAGATGCGCTGGTCCAGGCAGTGGATAAGCTGGCTGCTGATAAGACCGGGGCGCTTATCGCGATCCAGGGTAAGGATCCATGGGACAGATATATCCATGGAGGTGTTGAGCTTTCCGGAAAATTAAGTACGCCGTTGTTACTGAGTCTCTTTAATCCGAATGCTCCGGCACATGATGGCGCTCTTATGATGGATCGCGACGGGATACAATCCTTTGCCTCCCATTTACCACTCTCGACCAACCTGTCCGATATCGGTCGATATGGAACCAGGCACGCAGCGGGATTAGGTTTGGCCGAGCGCTGCGATGCATTTGTCATCATCGTCTCTGAGGAGCACGGAACCATCAGCGTGGCAGAGAACGGGAAATTTGACACAATTTCTGATACCGGGGAGCTGAAAAAACGATTACAGGAGTTTTATCAGAAGCATGCGGAAATCCAAAGCAGGATTGAACAGCCGTGGTGGAGGCAACGATCTATTCAGACCGGAATCCTTGCGGTGAGTCTGGCTATTCTTCTGTGGTTTCTTTTTGGATTCAGGACTGGTACGGTCTACCGGTCATTTAATGTGCCTGTCGAATTCCGGAATGTCCCATCAAATTGGCGCATCCAGGAACCGGTTCCGACCAATGCACAGGTGACAATTGAGGGTTCCGAGCAGGGATTTCGCCTATTGGATCCCACGAACCTGGTTCTCTCATTTGATGTCGCCTCCCTGCAGGAAGGAACCAATGTACTGCAAATTCAGGAAAAGCACATCCAGTTGCCGGCGGATTTAGGATTGTACCAGGTCTCGCCTGAAGAAATTACCATCAGGGCAGGGCCACGGTCTCCACCGCCGCAAAAGTCTCAATCGGACTCTGCAGATGTTTCCGGTGGAGAAAATTCTTCCAAAACACCACAATGA
- a CDS encoding fibronectin type III domain-containing protein: protein MMKYKLITLTLTVFLFGCSQLTEPPQKIPENTEQPVSQVNKTGATTTADGKWVTAYLASYNHYAPPGGNWGNLPTDEIDWDAFTHLNYFAFNVNSDGTLSEILDYHNMSPDRINAIVSAAHENGKPVLFTIGGWGNYEGFSTAISPIVRPVFIANLVSILTTWGFDGIDVDMEPINSGDEANYVAFINELHTALQAVDTPLLNDPLLTVATNWHADMFAGLQDKIDQINLMTYDYSGAWQGWTTWHNSPVYNGGETFPNLDKTLPSIDKTINQFLQAGVSPGKLGIGIDFYGYLWDGVSDPQENWTTAPTVTDNVPYHKIMADFYQDKYRKWDSNAQATYLSINENGTEQFVSYDDEQSIQAKYDYMMQKNLGGAIIWELSGGYRENQPAGERDELLQSVKQTFMNGTPGTTKDTTPPTLTVTNPSDGSTVSGSVNFTVDATDNIGVTSVEFAVNGNAYGSPLTAAPYSVSVNSTDLADGTHNVSATATDDAGNQTTVSVTIEVANNSTEPGDPTEGTYAYDDALNGDWINSSWSANVDFSNSATVYTGSQAVRVVQKAWGALSLHNGPWGAAVDVLPGSAESLNFAVYPDGEDAKFSVRLQNDNGDSFPKVQHGTVPANQWTVVSMPMSELNPNGNIIHRINILETSGSRKTYYIDEILFSGSTTSGETGIDAPVAPVLSSPASGAETDTGLTLAWNSSVDAATYDLQIATDNSFAALQTNVTGLTSTSYTVTGLENSTTYYWRVRAGNSAGQSNWSEIATFTTEAKVITGQATPIYDEALLSPWINSSWSASVSFSNSELPYNGTKSVKVSQSAWGALSLHSGSWGSAVDAGTANYSSLEFMVYAATGDIQFNISLQNDDGGSFPKVKSETISGNGWVKISIPVDDLNPQNLAVHRLNLQEISGASQTYYVDNIQWVD, encoded by the coding sequence ATGATGAAATACAAATTAATTACACTCACGTTAACGGTATTCCTGTTTGGCTGCTCACAGCTGACGGAACCGCCACAGAAGATTCCTGAAAATACCGAACAACCTGTTTCTCAGGTGAATAAAACGGGAGCAACCACAACAGCAGATGGCAAATGGGTCACCGCCTATCTGGCGTCCTATAACCATTATGCACCTCCCGGCGGAAACTGGGGGAACCTCCCAACTGATGAAATCGACTGGGATGCATTTACCCATTTGAATTATTTCGCGTTTAACGTGAATAGCGACGGAACATTGTCAGAAATTCTGGACTATCACAACATGAGTCCGGACCGGATTAATGCGATCGTCTCTGCAGCGCACGAGAACGGGAAACCTGTCCTGTTCACCATCGGAGGCTGGGGAAATTATGAAGGTTTCAGCACCGCTATTTCTCCGATAGTTCGGCCGGTTTTCATCGCGAACCTGGTTTCTATTCTCACCACTTGGGGTTTTGATGGTATTGACGTGGATATGGAGCCCATTAATTCCGGCGACGAGGCAAATTATGTCGCCTTTATAAATGAGTTGCACACTGCGCTTCAGGCCGTGGATACTCCCCTCCTTAACGATCCTCTGTTGACCGTTGCAACAAATTGGCATGCGGATATGTTCGCGGGACTCCAGGATAAAATCGATCAGATAAACCTGATGACCTATGACTACAGCGGTGCCTGGCAGGGATGGACCACCTGGCATAACTCTCCAGTCTATAACGGCGGAGAGACCTTTCCGAACCTCGACAAAACTCTGCCGTCCATAGATAAAACGATAAACCAGTTTCTCCAGGCGGGTGTATCCCCCGGTAAGCTCGGTATCGGAATCGACTTCTATGGGTATCTCTGGGATGGTGTATCAGATCCGCAGGAAAACTGGACGACTGCTCCGACCGTGACCGATAACGTGCCGTATCATAAGATTATGGCCGACTTCTACCAGGATAAGTACCGGAAATGGGACAGCAACGCTCAGGCTACATATCTGAGTATTAACGAAAACGGTACAGAACAGTTTGTCTCGTATGACGACGAACAGAGCATCCAGGCAAAGTACGACTACATGATGCAGAAAAACCTGGGTGGCGCCATCATCTGGGAGCTGAGCGGTGGATACCGCGAAAACCAGCCCGCTGGTGAGCGTGACGAATTGCTCCAATCCGTTAAGCAGACCTTCATGAATGGTACTCCCGGAACAACCAAGGATACAACCCCTCCGACCCTGACGGTTACTAATCCCAGCGATGGGAGCACGGTTTCCGGCTCTGTTAATTTCACTGTCGATGCTACGGACAATATCGGCGTTACTTCTGTGGAGTTCGCTGTAAATGGTAATGCGTACGGCAGTCCGTTGACCGCAGCGCCGTATTCAGTTTCTGTGAACTCGACTGACCTTGCCGACGGCACACACAACGTTAGCGCAACAGCCACCGACGACGCCGGTAATCAAACGACCGTCTCCGTGACCATCGAAGTAGCCAACAATTCTACCGAGCCCGGCGATCCGACTGAAGGCACATACGCTTACGATGACGCGCTGAACGGCGATTGGATCAATAGTTCCTGGAGTGCCAATGTTGATTTTTCTAATTCAGCTACCGTTTATACCGGCTCTCAGGCCGTCAGAGTAGTTCAAAAGGCCTGGGGGGCATTGAGCCTTCATAATGGCCCATGGGGTGCTGCTGTGGACGTTCTTCCCGGTTCGGCAGAATCGTTGAACTTTGCCGTGTATCCGGATGGCGAAGATGCGAAATTCAGCGTTCGACTCCAGAATGACAATGGTGATTCATTCCCCAAGGTGCAGCACGGAACCGTTCCGGCTAACCAGTGGACAGTCGTTTCCATGCCGATGTCGGAACTCAACCCCAATGGCAACATCATTCACCGGATCAACATTCTTGAAACCAGCGGGTCCCGGAAGACCTACTACATAGATGAAATCCTGTTCAGCGGCTCCACCACCTCAGGAGAGACCGGGATCGACGCACCAGTGGCACCGGTGTTATCGTCACCGGCTTCGGGAGCTGAGACTGACACAGGATTGACTCTGGCATGGAACAGCTCCGTAGACGCGGCTACGTATGACCTCCAGATCGCAACCGACAATTCATTTGCTGCCCTGCAGACGAACGTGACCGGGCTGACGTCAACCAGTTATACCGTCACGGGGTTAGAGAATTCAACAACCTATTACTGGCGGGTACGCGCAGGAAACTCGGCTGGCCAAAGCAACTGGTCGGAAATCGCTACGTTCACGACCGAAGCGAAAGTGATAACCGGTCAGGCAACACCTATCTATGATGAAGCACTGCTTTCTCCCTGGATTAACTCCTCATGGAGCGCGAGCGTTAGCTTTTCGAACAGCGAGTTGCCGTATAACGGTACAAAATCCGTCAAGGTCTCTCAAAGCGCCTGGGGCGCACTGAGTCTGCACAGCGGATCATGGGGCAGCGCGGTAGATGCTGGCACGGCCAATTATTCTTCGCTGGAATTTATGGTTTATGCCGCGACCGGGGACATTCAATTCAACATTTCACTACAAAATGACGATGGCGGCTCATTCCCCAAAGTTAAAAGTGAAACAATCTCCGGGAATGGCTGGGTAAAAATCTCTATTCCGGTAGACGACCTGAACCCGCAGAATCTGGCCGTACATCGGCTGAATCTGCAGGAGATCAGTGGGGCGTCTCAGACGTATTACGTGGACAACATCCAATGGGTTGATTAA